Proteins from one Desulforhopalus sp. genomic window:
- a CDS encoding DUF1573 domain-containing protein yields MNTKRHSSIVQVAQIKQVTNRFVLMSFIFAMSFLVLFLTYLPATVFGSNDPVAEITEKQYDFGEVANGREVVHDFLIKNRGAGELIISEVKTG; encoded by the coding sequence ATGAATACAAAAAGACACTCTAGCATCGTTCAGGTCGCACAGATAAAGCAGGTTACAAACCGTTTTGTCCTCATGAGCTTTATATTTGCGATGAGTTTTTTAGTGCTCTTTCTGACATACCTGCCCGCAACGGTTTTCGGGAGCAATGATCCCGTAGCTGAAATTACAGAGAAACAATACGATTTCGGCGAGGTTGCCAACGGGCGCGAGGTCGTTCATGACTTTCTTATCAAAAATCGAGGTGCGGGTGAATTGATTATCTCCGAGGTAAAAACCGGTTGA
- the ccsB gene encoding c-type cytochrome biogenesis protein CcsB has translation MDSSQFLGYTTFIYLAATVSYVALAIFRIEKLGLFATVLTIIGVLTNSIGIGLRWSESYQQGIGYVPLSNMYESLVFFAWSIAMVYLAIEHIYKTKYLGSYIVSFAFLTMAYASFSTEFSKDIKPLLPALQSNWLAAHVITCFIGYAAFTIAGGLAILYLVRSRGSAKKARQKPQTLGTTGMDLEQLDIIIYKMIMFGFLWLTAGIITGAVWANSAWGTYWSWDPKETWSLITWFIYALALHARYTRGWSGTRMAWIALLGLLSVVFTYYGVNFLLSGLHSYGGG, from the coding sequence GTGGATTCTTCACAATTTCTAGGATATACGACGTTTATTTATCTCGCCGCGACTGTTTCCTATGTCGCCCTGGCAATTTTCCGGATCGAAAAACTGGGACTGTTTGCTACTGTCTTGACAATCATTGGTGTATTGACCAATAGCATCGGCATAGGCTTGCGATGGAGCGAGTCCTATCAGCAGGGTATCGGTTATGTACCTCTTTCCAACATGTATGAGTCGTTGGTATTTTTTGCCTGGTCGATTGCCATGGTTTATCTGGCGATTGAGCATATCTATAAAACAAAATACCTGGGGAGTTACATAGTATCCTTCGCGTTTTTAACAATGGCCTATGCTTCGTTTTCTACGGAATTCTCAAAGGATATAAAGCCTCTCCTACCGGCCCTGCAAAGTAATTGGCTGGCGGCTCATGTCATTACCTGTTTCATCGGGTATGCCGCTTTTACCATAGCGGGTGGCTTGGCAATCCTGTATCTGGTGAGGTCCAGAGGTTCGGCAAAGAAGGCTCGGCAAAAGCCGCAGACACTTGGAACCACAGGAATGGATTTGGAGCAACTCGATATCATAATCTATAAAATGATTATGTTCGGCTTCCTTTGGCTGACCGCTGGAATCATCACCGGTGCGGTCTGGGCAAATTCAGCCTGGGGTACTTACTGGAGTTGGGACCCAAAAGAAACGTGGTCACTCATCACCTGGTTCATTTATGCACTTGCTCTGCATGCCCGTTACACGAGAGGCTGGAGCGGAACCCGCATGGCCTGGATTGCCCTGCTCGGTTTACTGTCGGTTGTTTTCACCTATTACGGGGTCAACTTCCTCCTCTCGGGACTGCATAGTTATGGCGGCGGGTGA
- a CDS encoding cytochrome c biogenesis protein ResB, translated as MTFKENPIVELFSSVRFAFFIISLLVATSIIGTILPQGQPLGLYVEKYGQANTIILEIFGFTNTYTSVWFQFLLHIFCLNLMVCSLDRIPQVLQFIKKDNLSHDVGKLKRNKDKIVFTSTSDTQTAETAVQAALERKGWKIRSKRDANFFLIFSEKCAWSRLGAYLVHVSILVIILGAVIGSTFGFKAFVMVPEGEAVDAITSRKDDETQIPLSFKLRCDAFDIDYYANGMPKEYRSDLVVLEGGKEIMKKRITVNDPLSYSGMTFYQSSYEPVSNQYTVQITKQSPSGEKNQLTGIGQKNYVAPFKKHTLQDNQVRYEIVGTGADGHGHGPYKVWFDDELGEPVELVIEDKKPATIKRGDTSYSFTMKQRFATGLQVVKDPGVWIVYAGFGLMLFGMYVAFFMSHRRLWLAVQKTGATVTIILSGSSNKNQAGFSKTLEDIAHGLLNEKTLELRRI; from the coding sequence ATGACATTTAAAGAAAATCCCATCGTGGAGCTTTTCTCTTCTGTCCGTTTTGCTTTCTTCATTATCTCTCTGCTCGTGGCGACCTCTATTATAGGGACCATTCTTCCCCAAGGGCAGCCATTGGGATTGTATGTGGAAAAATATGGACAGGCAAACACCATTATTCTTGAAATATTTGGGTTCACCAACACGTATACCTCCGTATGGTTTCAATTCCTCCTTCATATTTTCTGTCTTAACCTTATGGTCTGTTCGTTGGATCGCATTCCTCAAGTGTTGCAGTTTATAAAAAAGGATAACTTGAGCCATGATGTAGGCAAATTAAAGCGAAACAAAGATAAGATAGTCTTCACCTCCACCAGCGACACGCAAACCGCCGAAACCGCTGTGCAAGCAGCACTTGAAAGAAAAGGATGGAAAATACGCTCGAAGCGCGATGCCAATTTTTTCCTGATCTTTTCAGAAAAGTGCGCTTGGTCGAGGTTAGGGGCATATCTTGTGCACGTAAGCATTCTCGTCATTATCCTCGGTGCCGTCATTGGCAGCACTTTTGGCTTTAAGGCCTTTGTGATGGTACCGGAAGGAGAGGCTGTCGATGCCATCACCAGCAGGAAGGATGATGAGACTCAAATTCCCTTGTCGTTTAAATTGCGCTGTGACGCTTTTGATATTGATTACTACGCCAATGGCATGCCGAAGGAATACCGCTCTGATCTGGTTGTCCTTGAAGGTGGCAAAGAAATCATGAAAAAGCGGATTACCGTAAACGATCCCCTCAGCTATTCAGGGATGACCTTTTACCAGTCGAGTTATGAGCCTGTGAGCAACCAGTACACAGTGCAGATCACCAAACAATCTCCTTCCGGAGAGAAAAATCAACTCACCGGTATAGGACAAAAAAACTATGTTGCACCCTTTAAAAAACACACTTTGCAAGACAATCAGGTACGTTACGAAATCGTTGGAACGGGAGCAGATGGACATGGTCATGGTCCGTATAAGGTATGGTTCGATGATGAATTGGGAGAACCCGTTGAACTTGTCATCGAAGACAAAAAGCCGGCGACTATTAAACGTGGCGACACATCATACAGTTTTACGATGAAGCAACGCTTTGCCACAGGGCTTCAGGTGGTAAAAGATCCCGGTGTCTGGATCGTCTATGCGGGATTCGGCTTGATGCTGTTTGGCATGTACGTTGCATTTTTCATGTCTCATCGGCGGTTATGGCTCGCCGTCCAAAAAACCGGAGCAACAGTGACTATTATCCTGAGTGGTTCCAGCAATAAAAACCAGGCTGGATTTTCCAAGACTCTTGAGGATATTGCCCATGGTTTACTTAACGAGAAAACTCTCGAACTCAGGAGGATATAA
- a CDS encoding tetratricopeptide repeat protein has translation MILRKIQLVPWHSALAITRNNLDEGSNPSLELFMKNTQSQSRPFIAIVLALFVGFAAGVIVAAYTVPSILAKIPQTQQNGPTTKEIEKHIKHMETEVAKDPQDVKMWINLGNAYFDSKFTDKAINAYLKALALSPDNPDVLTDLGVLYRRNKQSEKAIEVFDKAAQIDPNHAQSRFNKGVVLFHDMNDKEGAIKAWQEVAKLRPDYTVSTGQTILQLLERIK, from the coding sequence TTGATTTTAAGAAAAATCCAGCTTGTTCCTTGGCATTCGGCATTAGCCATCACCCGGAATAATTTGGATGAAGGAAGCAACCCTTCCCTGGAGTTATTTATGAAGAATACCCAAAGTCAGTCACGACCCTTTATTGCCATTGTACTTGCCCTGTTTGTCGGATTTGCCGCTGGCGTTATTGTTGCTGCCTACACCGTCCCATCGATACTGGCGAAAATCCCGCAAACGCAGCAAAATGGCCCCACGACAAAAGAAATTGAAAAACATATCAAGCATATGGAAACAGAGGTAGCTAAAGATCCGCAAGATGTCAAAATGTGGATAAACCTCGGCAATGCCTACTTCGATTCAAAATTTACTGATAAGGCCATCAATGCGTATCTCAAAGCACTCGCCCTGTCTCCGGATAATCCCGACGTCCTTACCGACCTCGGAGTATTGTACCGTCGCAACAAACAGTCGGAAAAGGCTATCGAGGTCTTTGATAAAGCTGCACAGATTGACCCGAATCATGCTCAATCGCGATTCAACAAAGGGGTCGTCCTCTTTCACGATATGAACGACAAGGAAGGAGCGATAAAGGCATGGCAGGAAGTGGCAAAGCTGCGACCAGATTACACCGTTTCCACAGGTCAAACTATTCTGCAGCTATTAGAACGTATCAAATAA
- a CDS encoding transposase: MGIKGYSTIPSTLFESITFLARVLPVRSVPTFIELLIGAMLTQTGFVTEAWLAITPLRSWTAYYKWLQKGKWSWVALGVQLARLVVTRFPQSAWFLIFDDTIIYRSSKKAPGSKIHHQHGNKTNRPKYARGQCWVTVALSITAGVRHSAVPLLSRLMRASGNVSKLDAAISLLAVIAPIFTANGPVFTLVDSWYMKWKYVRSALKLGIDTIGQVRRDTALYAMPVQHGGKGRPRKYGDKYTPELVNSLQEHRREVFIYGKMQWVRYRSVVCLARFMKGRKVRAVWMQFEDYAGKLSKQRLLLSTCATLTAEEVFQHYARRWSIEDLFNQMKNRWGWRETWQQSRQVLHRWTQILSLAYALPQLLAMYCGDQVQSMMDLTPWRKKSQVTAGRVRMGLQNILSNVRIRDWWNPKYRKFQPPKGPDSCQQVTTRGNPANIKGSKNISVGKNHRPPHDGGVKL; the protein is encoded by the coding sequence ATGGGAATCAAGGGATACTCCACTATCCCCAGCACCCTGTTTGAAAGTATCACATTTCTTGCCAGGGTTCTACCTGTTCGTTCTGTCCCGACATTTATCGAGTTGTTGATCGGGGCAATGTTGACGCAAACCGGCTTCGTCACTGAAGCGTGGCTAGCGATTACGCCCTTGCGCAGTTGGACCGCCTATTACAAATGGCTCCAGAAAGGCAAGTGGTCATGGGTTGCACTTGGCGTGCAGCTGGCCCGGTTGGTGGTGACACGATTCCCGCAATCGGCCTGGTTCTTGATCTTTGACGACACCATCATCTACCGCAGTTCGAAGAAGGCTCCGGGAAGCAAGATTCATCACCAACACGGCAACAAGACCAACCGGCCGAAATATGCTAGGGGCCAATGTTGGGTAACCGTGGCCCTGTCCATTACCGCCGGAGTGCGGCACTCTGCCGTGCCTCTTCTGTCACGGTTAATGCGGGCCAGCGGCAATGTCAGCAAGCTGGATGCGGCGATCTCCCTGCTGGCGGTTATTGCTCCAATCTTTACCGCAAACGGGCCGGTTTTCACCTTGGTCGACAGCTGGTACATGAAATGGAAGTATGTCCGTTCCGCACTCAAACTTGGCATTGATACCATTGGCCAAGTGCGCCGGGATACGGCTTTGTATGCTATGCCTGTGCAGCATGGAGGAAAAGGTCGACCGAGAAAGTACGGGGATAAATACACTCCGGAACTCGTCAACAGCCTTCAAGAACACCGCCGCGAAGTCTTTATTTACGGGAAGATGCAGTGGGTTCGCTATCGAAGTGTGGTTTGCCTCGCAAGATTTATGAAGGGTCGCAAGGTCAGGGCAGTTTGGATGCAGTTTGAAGATTACGCCGGCAAGTTGAGCAAGCAACGCCTTCTTCTTTCGACGTGTGCCACGCTAACTGCCGAGGAAGTTTTCCAGCATTATGCGAGAAGGTGGTCCATTGAAGACCTGTTCAATCAAATGAAGAACAGATGGGGATGGCGGGAAACCTGGCAACAATCACGGCAGGTTCTGCACCGGTGGACGCAAATTCTTTCTCTTGCCTATGCGTTGCCACAACTTCTGGCGATGTATTGCGGTGATCAAGTGCAAAGCATGATGGACTTGACACCCTGGAGAAAGAAAAGCCAGGTAACCGCAGGCAGGGTGCGGATGGGATTGCAGAATATTTTAAGTAATGTCCGTATTCGGGACTGGTGGAACCCGAAATACAGAAAATTCCAGCCACCAAAGGGGCCGGATTCTTGTCAGCAAGTAACAACTCGGGGCAATCCAGCGAATATAAAGGGTTCAAAGAACATTTCGGTGGGGAAAAACCACCGCCCGCCGCATGACGGGGGTGTCAAACTCTAA
- a CDS encoding site-specific integrase, translating into MAIKERFKTSYPGVFYIEGIAVGRTGTEKIYYIRYKRDGKLTEEKAGRQYQDDMTPARAAGIRAQKIEGKQLSNQKTRETKAQLADRWTIERLWDQYKAHLSDGANRSDISFWKVYLKNNFGPKEPKTLVKLDLDRLRINMLKNKSPQTVKHVLALLRRIINFGVDHGLCPPLPFKISLPPVDNLKTEDLSPDHLQALFTVIESTPHQTAAAMMKLALFTGMRRGEIFKLRWDDLDFHRGFISIVEPKGGKSQKIPMNKNAEEVFSAIPKTSEYVFPAKNGGPRKDISKDLREIKEAAGLPTDFRPLHGLRHVYATMLASSGKVDMFTLQKLLTHKSPQMTQRYIHYRDEALRRASDTVDDILSETMKAKGMKIRVIK; encoded by the coding sequence ATGGCAATAAAAGAGAGATTCAAGACATCATATCCTGGCGTTTTTTACATCGAAGGAATAGCCGTGGGGAGAACCGGCACCGAGAAGATTTATTACATCCGCTATAAGCGCGATGGCAAGTTGACGGAGGAAAAGGCAGGCCGACAATATCAGGATGATATGACGCCCGCGAGAGCTGCAGGCATCCGAGCGCAAAAAATTGAGGGAAAACAACTGAGCAACCAAAAAACCCGTGAAACAAAGGCGCAACTTGCAGATCGATGGACAATCGAAAGATTATGGGATCAATACAAAGCTCACCTATCAGACGGTGCTAACAGGTCTGATATCTCTTTCTGGAAAGTCTATTTAAAAAACAACTTCGGCCCCAAGGAGCCTAAAACACTGGTGAAACTGGATTTGGACCGCTTGCGTATCAACATGCTTAAAAACAAATCCCCGCAAACCGTCAAACATGTCCTAGCCCTACTTCGCCGTATAATCAACTTTGGTGTAGACCACGGCCTATGCCCTCCCCTGCCTTTTAAAATCAGCTTGCCCCCTGTTGACAACCTCAAGACCGAAGATCTTTCACCGGACCATCTACAAGCCCTTTTTACTGTCATAGAATCGACACCCCACCAAACGGCGGCCGCCATGATGAAGCTGGCACTTTTTACCGGGATGAGGCGTGGAGAAATATTTAAATTACGCTGGGATGACCTGGATTTTCACAGAGGCTTTATTTCTATCGTTGAACCAAAGGGCGGAAAGAGCCAGAAGATACCGATGAACAAAAACGCCGAAGAGGTTTTTTCAGCCATTCCAAAAACAAGTGAATACGTGTTTCCGGCAAAAAACGGCGGCCCCCGGAAGGATATTTCCAAAGATCTGCGAGAAATCAAAGAGGCCGCAGGCTTACCAACCGACTTCCGGCCCCTGCATGGTTTACGGCATGTTTACGCCACAATGCTGGCCAGTTCAGGCAAGGTGGATATGTTTACCCTGCAAAAGCTCCTGACGCACAAGAGCCCCCAAATGACGCAACGCTACATCCATTACCGGGATGAGGCTTTGCGCCGAGCTTCTGATACTGTTGACGATATTTTATCCGAAACAATGAAGGCCAAAGGGATGAAAATTCGCGTAATAAAATAA
- a CDS encoding PAS domain-containing protein, producing the protein MKRRDTFEDAENIKICQGGIDYQGIVKHINEGIVIIREGIIIFANDAFYDISRKKPEQVLKAEFSNFIAAEDQVKVAEYCTNRFFIEDLPDRIEFHMPREDGDAVIEMKSRVVECGGAPGLLGSLTDISERRRTRIELQRVKERLESILHAMNEAIVSMSPSGYKILAINPAAEALYGISVKEFTVGEKHVMDFIHPDDIAKVRKFYNHLPEVEFDQAQYRIVCNNKKVKWVLDEGHVVYARGGTTRRIDHVIKDITEEKNAIDALRQSEQKYKDFFNSTSDMAFAISPGGVFIDINDAGLKLLGFESKDEALANNVRDFYVDIEERNELIKDIYGKGHVVGRQVKFKTKKGESLEVAITARAKMDDSGQILYHEGIVHNISKAMEDQRNSVLRNAAGGLCHYLNTHLMQLNAAQESMQEDMASLEHLIKEFVQAEKPEETIPEIGNVMESLQYFNQSANNAYKKISEVTKAFNQAFIYKEEPYCTTTILDIFKTYGYEGNK; encoded by the coding sequence ATGAAGCGTCGCGATACATTCGAGGATGCCGAAAATATCAAGATATGCCAAGGGGGCATCGATTACCAAGGCATCGTAAAACACATCAACGAAGGCATAGTCATCATCAGAGAAGGGATCATCATCTTCGCCAACGATGCCTTTTATGATATATCCCGAAAAAAGCCGGAACAGGTCCTCAAAGCGGAATTCTCCAATTTTATCGCGGCCGAGGATCAGGTTAAGGTCGCTGAATACTGCACGAACCGGTTCTTTATCGAAGACCTTCCTGACAGGATAGAATTCCACATGCCGCGAGAGGATGGGGATGCGGTTATCGAAATGAAAAGTAGAGTCGTGGAGTGCGGCGGCGCTCCCGGATTGCTCGGTTCATTGACCGATATTTCTGAGCGGCGCCGGACGAGGATCGAACTGCAACGGGTCAAAGAACGGCTTGAAAGTATCCTCCACGCCATGAATGAGGCCATAGTTTCAATGTCGCCGAGTGGCTACAAGATCCTTGCAATCAATCCGGCAGCCGAGGCGCTCTATGGGATTTCAGTAAAGGAGTTTACCGTTGGTGAAAAGCATGTCATGGATTTTATTCATCCGGACGACATTGCCAAGGTCAGGAAATTTTACAATCACCTGCCCGAGGTGGAATTCGATCAGGCGCAATACCGGATTGTCTGCAACAACAAAAAAGTCAAATGGGTCCTTGATGAAGGACACGTCGTCTATGCACGAGGCGGTACGACACGCAGGATTGATCATGTAATCAAGGATATCACCGAGGAGAAGAATGCAATCGATGCTCTCAGGCAAAGTGAGCAAAAATACAAGGATTTCTTCAACTCAACCAGTGATATGGCCTTTGCCATCTCCCCCGGAGGAGTGTTTATTGATATCAACGATGCAGGTCTCAAGCTTTTGGGTTTTGAGAGTAAGGACGAGGCCTTGGCAAACAACGTCAGAGATTTCTATGTCGATATCGAAGAACGAAATGAACTTATTAAGGATATCTACGGGAAAGGCCATGTTGTCGGCAGGCAGGTAAAATTCAAGACTAAAAAGGGTGAGTCTCTCGAAGTGGCCATCACGGCCCGGGCAAAAATGGATGATTCCGGGCAAATACTCTACCATGAGGGGATCGTCCACAATATCAGTAAGGCCATGGAAGACCAGAGAAACAGCGTTCTTCGCAATGCCGCCGGGGGGCTGTGTCATTATCTCAACACCCATCTTATGCAACTCAACGCGGCGCAGGAATCCATGCAGGAAGATATGGCCTCCCTGGAACACCTTATCAAGGAATTCGTTCAGGCGGAAAAGCCCGAGGAGACCATCCCGGAAATCGGCAATGTTATGGAATCTCTGCAATACTTCAACCAGAGCGCCAATAATGCCTACAAAAAGATATCTGAGGTGACCAAGGCCTTTAACCAGGCTTTTATCTATAAAGAGGAGCCCTACTGCACCACAACGATTCTGGATATTTTTAAGACCTATGGCTACGAAGGGAACAAATAA
- a CDS encoding pyridoxal phosphate-dependent aminotransferase, producing MNPTTNARQSSPIQISKRVRNISPSATKEMAIIAAEVGGCLSLGQGVPSFATPPHIIETVTRVLREDPSSGQYSLQPGMPALRRRIAEYMFREKQVELDPASEICVTVGGMEALLATVLTVVDEGDEVILPSPTYASYIEQIVLAGGIPKCVPLTSTWGLDLTAIRQAITPRTRALMLCNPGNPTGTVFTDEETIALCKLAVAHDFVVITDEAYDYMVYDGKMPLNPLSIDEFRHSVISVASLSKKYALTGWRVGWVAAARPWMEQIMKVHDATAICSPTPSQFAALAALDGDQQCLATMRDELIQRKKLCCARLDKLHKYFSYVPPKGAFYIMAKYLFATASSQEVAIKLLREAKVITIPGGAFGQGGEGHLRLSFGGELPVIDAAFDRIEEWLGCS from the coding sequence ATGAACCCTACGACAAATGCACGGCAAAGTTCTCCAATACAGATAAGCAAGAGGGTTCGAAATATTTCCCCGTCGGCCACCAAGGAAATGGCGATTATCGCGGCGGAGGTCGGCGGCTGCCTCTCCCTTGGCCAGGGTGTCCCATCCTTTGCCACCCCGCCGCATATCATTGAAACAGTGACCAGGGTCCTGAGAGAAGATCCGAGCAGCGGTCAATATTCCCTGCAGCCCGGCATGCCCGCCCTGAGAAGGCGGATAGCCGAATACATGTTCCGGGAAAAACAGGTAGAACTCGATCCCGCAAGCGAGATCTGCGTGACGGTCGGCGGCATGGAGGCCTTGCTGGCCACCGTCCTGACGGTTGTCGACGAAGGGGATGAGGTCATTCTCCCCTCCCCCACCTACGCCTCCTATATCGAGCAGATTGTCCTGGCCGGAGGCATCCCCAAATGTGTGCCGCTGACCAGCACCTGGGGTCTCGACCTTACGGCCATCCGCCAGGCCATCACCCCCAGGACCAGGGCTCTCATGCTCTGCAATCCCGGCAACCCGACCGGGACGGTGTTTACCGATGAGGAAACCATTGCCCTGTGCAAACTGGCAGTCGCCCATGATTTCGTGGTGATCACCGATGAGGCCTACGACTACATGGTCTATGACGGCAAGATGCCGCTTAACCCGCTCAGCATTGATGAATTCCGTCACTCCGTCATCTCGGTCGCTTCGTTATCAAAGAAATACGCCCTCACCGGCTGGCGGGTAGGCTGGGTTGCCGCAGCCAGGCCATGGATGGAACAGATCATGAAAGTCCACGATGCCACAGCGATCTGTTCACCAACCCCGTCCCAGTTTGCCGCACTTGCCGCCCTGGACGGCGACCAGCAATGCCTCGCAACCATGCGTGACGAGTTGATACAACGGAAAAAGCTCTGCTGTGCCAGGCTCGATAAGCTGCACAAATATTTCTCCTATGTGCCGCCAAAAGGCGCATTTTATATCATGGCCAAATACCTTTTCGCAACGGCATCCTCCCAGGAGGTCGCGATCAAGCTGTTGCGGGAGGCCAAGGTCATTACCATACCCGGCGGGGCCTTTGGCCAGGGAGGCGAGGGACACCTGCGTCTTTCCTTTGGCGGCGAATTACCGGTCATCGATGCAGCCTTTGACCGGATCGAAGAGTGGTTAGGTTGCAGCTGA
- a CDS encoding FAD-binding protein produces the protein MVHYSPITEEIKTAIRGRINPQLIIDAPQLLGEYASDASKLSFMPELVVRAETVQDIQTLMELANIHHFPVTPRGGGSGLAGACVPSLGGVVLLTGGLNRILSIDRKNFIMKVEPGVISQQVRQAADAAGLFYPPDPAGMDLSTIGGNAATDAGGPACVKYGTTRDYILGLEAVLANGQLIRTGVQTRKGVVGYDLTNLLVGSEGTLGIITSLTLKLIAKPAATKGMMCVFNDMVAAMNCVAAIMGQGHLPSAIEFLDHRCLSLIGELLPFPLPKIKPSVLIIEVDGPEVQIDAEMQAICGIAEGEGALQLITAANTEERQKIWAVRRQVSLRIHDYAKLYIPEDIVVPLSAIAELVEALPYYEEKYGIEVFAFGHAGDGNIHLNITTQDLAGEAFAREGTKALLELALRLQGTISGEHGIGIAKAEYLAMELSDRSIELQRGIKRLFDPNLILNPGKIFPEM, from the coding sequence ATGGTTCACTATTCACCTATTACCGAAGAGATCAAGACTGCAATCCGGGGTCGGATCAATCCCCAATTGATCATCGATGCCCCGCAACTGCTTGGCGAATATGCTAGCGATGCCTCGAAGTTGTCCTTCATGCCCGAGCTGGTGGTCCGTGCTGAAACCGTTCAGGATATCCAGACCTTGATGGAACTGGCAAACATCCACCACTTTCCGGTTACCCCGCGCGGCGGCGGCTCGGGTCTGGCCGGCGCCTGCGTGCCAAGCCTTGGCGGAGTGGTACTGCTGACCGGCGGACTAAACCGGATACTCAGCATCGATCGCAAAAATTTCATCATGAAGGTCGAGCCGGGGGTCATCAGCCAGCAGGTTCGCCAGGCAGCCGATGCCGCCGGCTTGTTTTATCCCCCGGATCCAGCCGGTATGGACCTGAGCACAATCGGCGGCAATGCCGCCACCGATGCCGGCGGTCCGGCCTGTGTCAAGTATGGCACTACCCGTGATTACATTCTTGGCCTGGAGGCGGTGCTGGCCAACGGCCAATTGATCAGAACCGGGGTACAGACGAGAAAAGGTGTTGTCGGCTACGACCTCACTAATCTGCTGGTCGGCAGTGAGGGGACCCTCGGGATCATCACCTCGCTGACCCTAAAGCTCATTGCCAAACCTGCCGCCACCAAAGGGATGATGTGCGTGTTCAATGATATGGTGGCAGCGATGAACTGCGTGGCGGCAATCATGGGTCAAGGCCATCTGCCCAGTGCCATAGAATTCCTTGACCACAGGTGCCTGTCGCTCATCGGCGAGCTGCTGCCCTTTCCCCTGCCCAAGATCAAACCATCCGTCCTGATCATTGAAGTCGACGGCCCGGAGGTCCAGATAGACGCGGAAATGCAAGCGATCTGCGGGATTGCCGAAGGCGAGGGCGCTCTTCAACTGATCACCGCCGCAAATACCGAGGAACGGCAGAAGATCTGGGCGGTTCGCCGGCAGGTGAGCCTGCGCATTCACGACTACGCCAAACTGTATATCCCGGAGGACATTGTCGTCCCCCTCTCGGCTATTGCCGAACTGGTTGAGGCCCTGCCGTATTACGAAGAAAAATATGGCATCGAGGTCTTTGCCTTTGGCCATGCCGGGGACGGCAACATCCACCTCAACATAACCACCCAGGACCTCGCCGGGGAAGCTTTCGCCCGCGAGGGAACCAAGGCCCTGCTCGAACTGGCCCTGCGCCTGCAGGGAACCATTTCCGGCGAACATGGTATCGGTATTGCCAAGGCTGAGTATCTTGCCATGGAACTCTCGGACAGGAGCATAGAGCTGCAAAGAGGTATCAAGAGGCTCTTTGACCCCAACCTCATCCTCAACCCCGGGAAAATTTTTCCTGAAATGTAA
- a CDS encoding amino acid ABC transporter permease, giving the protein MVELSPFYQELLTSLNRGLLMSVALIVPSAIGGVFIGILAGSIRTFGNTLSRTIADTYAAVFRGTPLVVQLFILYFGLPNLGIYLSPFVAAVAGFTLCSGAYQSEYVRGALLSIKSGQYLGAHALGFTTFQTIFWIIVPQAFRRAIHGCGNEIIYLIKYSSLAFIVTCIELTGEGKTIATEYFRFSEVFGIIGLYYLGLVSLAILILKKIEQRLFVPGFGHN; this is encoded by the coding sequence ATGGTGGAGCTGTCGCCCTTCTATCAAGAACTGCTGACAAGTTTAAACCGGGGGCTGCTCATGTCCGTTGCCCTGATTGTACCGTCGGCAATCGGTGGGGTCTTCATCGGCATCCTCGCCGGTTCCATACGCACCTTTGGCAATACCCTCAGCAGAACCATTGCCGACACCTATGCCGCCGTTTTTCGTGGCACGCCACTGGTCGTCCAGCTGTTCATCCTCTATTTCGGTCTCCCCAATCTCGGCATCTACCTGTCACCGTTTGTAGCGGCTGTTGCCGGATTTACCCTGTGCAGCGGCGCCTACCAGTCGGAATATGTGCGGGGAGCGCTGCTGTCGATCAAAAGCGGCCAATATCTCGGTGCCCACGCCCTGGGGTTCACCACCTTTCAGACCATCTTCTGGATCATCGTCCCCCAGGCCTTTCGCCGGGCCATTCACGGCTGCGGCAATGAGATTATCTACCTGATCAAGTATTCCTCACTGGCCTTCATCGTCACCTGCATTGAACTGACCGGCGAAGGCAAGACCATCGCCACCGAATACTTCCGCTTTTCCGAGGTCTTCGGCATCATCGGCCTGTATTATCTTGGTCTGGTAAGCCTGGCCATTCTTATCCTGAAAAAAATTGAACAGCGTCTTTTTGTCCCCGGTTTCGGCCACAACTAA